The Arthrobacter russicus genome has a segment encoding these proteins:
- a CDS encoding acyl-CoA dehydrogenase family protein — protein sequence MSFIETEEQTALRAAVRSAVESYGDAYNEEHARNGHSMTELWKELGQAGFLGVNIPEEYGGGGAGMYELSLVLEEMSSLGAPLLMMVVSPAICGTIITRYGTQDQKERWLPGFTDGSTVMAFGITEPDAGSNSHNISTVAKREGDEWVLNGRKIYVTGVNNADYVLIVARLVDERSGRLKPAMFVLPRETPGFEYTEIEMDIVESERQYLLFMDDVRLPADALVGGDEAPLAALFAGLNPERIMAAALATGISRYAIGKATSYMKERNVWGQPIAQHQGLAHPLAKCHIEVELAKLMYQKAAFIYDSGDDTAAGEAANMAKYAAAEASIAALDQSIQSLGGAGLSKEYGLAMHLGVARIGRVAPVSREMILNYIGQHSLGLPKSY from the coding sequence ATGAGTTTCATCGAAACCGAAGAACAGACGGCGCTTCGCGCAGCGGTGCGCTCCGCGGTCGAAAGCTACGGTGACGCCTACAACGAGGAGCATGCGCGCAACGGTCATTCGATGACTGAATTGTGGAAGGAATTGGGCCAGGCAGGATTCCTGGGCGTCAACATCCCGGAAGAGTACGGTGGCGGCGGTGCCGGCATGTACGAACTTTCACTGGTGCTGGAAGAGATGTCCAGCCTGGGCGCGCCGTTGCTCATGATGGTGGTTTCGCCCGCTATCTGCGGCACGATCATCACTCGATACGGAACGCAGGATCAAAAAGAACGGTGGCTGCCAGGCTTTACTGACGGTTCCACCGTGATGGCTTTCGGTATTACCGAGCCAGATGCCGGCTCGAACTCGCACAACATCAGCACCGTCGCGAAGCGCGAGGGCGATGAATGGGTGCTGAATGGACGCAAGATCTACGTGACCGGGGTGAATAATGCGGATTACGTGCTGATTGTCGCCAGGCTCGTCGATGAACGCAGCGGTCGACTCAAGCCGGCCATGTTCGTCTTGCCACGGGAGACGCCCGGCTTCGAATACACCGAAATCGAGATGGACATCGTGGAATCGGAGCGGCAGTACCTGCTCTTCATGGACGATGTCAGGCTGCCGGCCGATGCTTTGGTCGGCGGCGACGAGGCACCATTGGCGGCGCTGTTCGCCGGACTGAACCCGGAACGGATCATGGCTGCGGCGCTGGCCACCGGAATCAGTCGCTACGCGATCGGCAAAGCCACCAGCTACATGAAAGAGCGCAATGTTTGGGGCCAGCCGATCGCCCAACACCAAGGTCTGGCGCATCCGTTGGCAAAATGCCACATCGAGGTGGAACTCGCGAAATTGATGTACCAAAAGGCGGCTTTTATCTATGACAGTGGCGATGATACGGCCGCTGGTGAGGCCGCGAACATGGCCAAATACGCGGCGGCAGAAGCGTCCATCGCGGCCCTGGACCAGTCGATTCAGAGCCTGGGCGGCGCCGGCTTGAGCAAGGAATACGGCTTGGCCATGCACCTTGGCGTGGCAAGAATTGGCAGGGTGGCACCGGTCAGTCGCGAGATGATCCTGAACTACATCGGCCAGCATTCGCTCGGCCTGCCGAAATCCTACTGA
- a CDS encoding long-chain-fatty-acid--CoA ligase produces MNDVAVSPLDPMNVASMLTASAAAFPDRTAIKMDEAELSYAALDRLSQKVAGLLAAKGVKRGDRVALICPNLPQMPAIFYGVLRAGGIVVPMNPLLKSREVAYHLANSEASLAFAWEGVAAEVLAGAARAAEDSGRDPIEVVTIDGAGFLALLDASAAIAEVADTLAGDTAVVLYTSGTTGKPKGAELTHYNLLSNCELSVDMFKITEQDVIFGGLPLFHIFGLTCGLNSAVRTGACLTLLPRFDPAKALEIIQRDQVTIFMGVPTMHIGILRCPDLDRTDVSTIRHGVSGGSALPLEVLREFESRIQATLLEGYGLSETSPAVSFNQLDGVRKAGSVGQACPGADLAVFDENDVEVPLGEVGELVVGGKYVMKGYWRNPEATALAIRDGWFHTGDMARKDEDGVYFIVDRKKDMILRGGYNVYPREVEEVLYEHPAVAEAAVVGRPDEVHGEEIYAVVGIKAEAVGDHAALAEEIKEFAKERLAAYKYPRHVLIVDSLPKGPTGKILKREIQV; encoded by the coding sequence GTGAACGACGTCGCAGTATCCCCCCTCGACCCGATGAATGTTGCCTCGATGCTGACCGCCTCGGCGGCGGCGTTCCCGGATCGGACCGCGATCAAAATGGACGAGGCGGAGCTCAGTTATGCGGCGTTGGACCGGCTCAGCCAAAAAGTGGCCGGGCTGCTCGCCGCCAAGGGCGTCAAGCGAGGCGACCGGGTGGCATTGATCTGCCCGAACCTGCCGCAGATGCCGGCGATTTTTTATGGGGTGCTGCGGGCCGGGGGCATCGTGGTTCCGATGAATCCTTTGCTGAAATCCCGGGAAGTCGCTTACCACTTGGCGAATTCCGAGGCGTCCCTGGCGTTCGCCTGGGAAGGCGTCGCGGCCGAGGTGCTTGCCGGGGCGGCCCGGGCTGCTGAGGACTCGGGGCGCGATCCGATCGAAGTGGTGACCATCGATGGTGCCGGTTTCCTGGCTTTGCTGGACGCTTCGGCGGCAATCGCCGAAGTGGCCGATACGCTGGCCGGCGACACCGCCGTCGTGCTTTACACCTCGGGAACCACCGGGAAGCCCAAAGGAGCCGAACTGACCCACTACAACTTGCTCAGCAACTGCGAGTTGAGCGTGGACATGTTCAAGATCACCGAACAGGATGTGATCTTCGGCGGCTTGCCGCTGTTCCATATTTTCGGCCTGACCTGCGGGCTCAACAGCGCGGTGCGCACCGGTGCCTGCCTGACCTTGTTGCCGAGGTTCGATCCGGCAAAAGCCCTGGAGATCATCCAGCGGGACCAAGTGACCATCTTCATGGGCGTTCCGACCATGCACATCGGCATCTTGCGCTGCCCGGACTTGGACCGCACGGATGTCTCCACGATCCGGCATGGGGTATCCGGCGGCTCGGCTCTGCCGTTGGAGGTGCTGCGCGAATTCGAGTCCCGGATCCAGGCGACTCTGCTGGAAGGCTATGGCCTGTCCGAGACTTCGCCGGCGGTCTCCTTCAACCAGCTCGATGGCGTGCGCAAGGCGGGTTCGGTGGGCCAGGCCTGCCCGGGTGCGGATTTGGCGGTGTTCGACGAGAACGACGTCGAAGTGCCGCTCGGCGAGGTCGGCGAGCTGGTGGTCGGCGGCAAGTATGTCATGAAGGGCTATTGGCGCAATCCGGAGGCGACCGCCTTGGCGATCCGCGACGGCTGGTTCCACACCGGGGACATGGCGCGCAAAGACGAAGACGGCGTTTACTTCATCGTCGACCGGAAAAAGGACATGATCCTGCGCGGCGGGTACAACGTCTATCCGCGCGAGGTGGAGGAAGTCCTATACGAGCACCCGGCAGTCGCCGAAGCGGCAGTGGTCGGCCGGCCGGACGAGGTGCATGGCGAAGAAATCTATGCCGTGGTGGGAATCAAAGCCGAGGCGGTAGGCGACCACGCGGCGCTGGCCGAGGAGATCAAGGAGTTCGCCAAAGAACGCTTGGCCGCCTACAAGTATCCCCGGCACGTGCTCATCGTCGACTCGTTGCCGAAGGGGCCGACCGGCAAGATCCTCAAGCGGGAGATCCAAGTCTGA
- a CDS encoding acyclic terpene utilization AtuA family protein yields the protein MSALKIANASGFYGDRLSAFQEILDGGPVDVITGDYLAELTMLILGRDKAKDPDGGYAKTFLAQMQGCLASVVERKIKVVVNAGGLNPAGLSGKLRELSVSLGVPAKIAYVHGDDLLARAEELGFGSPLTANAYLGGFGIARALAAGADIVVTGRVTDASLVVGAAAAHFNWERTDYDRIAGAMAAGHVIECGTQATGGNYAFFDRIPDMHRAGFPIAEIEADGSAVITKHPGTGGAVTVGTVTAQLVYEITGARYAGPDAILRMDSIQLAELGRDRVRLSGVRGEAPPDTLKVSLNQLGGFRNEVSFVFTGLDIEKKAELVRSQLADVVPDGTSWTLARTDHPDAETEETASAILHCVVRGPDPKRVGRAFSNLAVQIGLARYPGFHLTAPPGDAAPYGVYLPGFVAADQVPHLVDLPDGSELSIEPAPGRVPAEAALAKLPEPAVAAFLPGPTRQLPLGRIAAARSGDKGGDANIGVWVEDAAAWPWLADTLSVAALKRLLPETAELTVERHVLPNLFAVNFVIRGLLGEGVASNSRFDPQAKALGEWLRARTVEVPEEYL from the coding sequence ATGAGCGCCCTCAAAATTGCCAATGCCTCCGGGTTCTACGGTGACCGGCTCAGTGCCTTCCAGGAAATCCTGGACGGGGGTCCGGTCGACGTCATCACGGGTGATTACCTCGCCGAGTTGACCATGCTGATCCTTGGTCGAGATAAAGCAAAAGACCCAGACGGCGGTTATGCGAAGACCTTCCTGGCACAGATGCAAGGCTGTCTGGCCTCGGTGGTCGAGCGCAAGATCAAGGTAGTGGTGAACGCCGGCGGCTTGAATCCGGCCGGGCTGAGTGGAAAACTCCGGGAACTTTCGGTTTCACTGGGGGTGCCGGCCAAGATCGCCTACGTGCATGGCGACGATCTGTTGGCCCGGGCCGAGGAACTGGGCTTCGGCAGCCCGCTGACCGCGAACGCCTACTTGGGCGGCTTCGGCATCGCCCGAGCTTTGGCAGCCGGTGCCGACATCGTGGTGACCGGCCGGGTCACTGACGCTTCCTTGGTCGTTGGGGCAGCAGCGGCGCACTTCAACTGGGAGCGGACCGACTACGACCGAATCGCTGGCGCGATGGCGGCCGGTCACGTGATCGAATGCGGTACCCAGGCGACCGGGGGGAACTACGCGTTCTTCGACCGGATTCCTGATATGCACCGAGCCGGCTTCCCGATCGCCGAGATCGAAGCCGATGGATCCGCAGTGATCACCAAGCACCCAGGCACCGGGGGAGCGGTGACTGTGGGCACGGTGACTGCGCAATTGGTCTACGAGATCACCGGTGCCCGGTATGCCGGGCCGGACGCGATACTCCGGATGGATTCGATTCAGCTTGCTGAGCTGGGCCGGGACCGAGTGCGGCTCAGCGGAGTTCGGGGCGAAGCGCCGCCGGACACGCTCAAGGTTTCCTTGAACCAGCTGGGCGGCTTCCGCAATGAAGTCAGCTTTGTGTTTACCGGTTTAGACATCGAGAAGAAAGCCGAATTGGTCCGATCCCAATTGGCCGACGTCGTTCCTGACGGGACTAGCTGGACGCTGGCCCGGACTGATCATCCGGACGCGGAGACCGAAGAGACGGCCAGTGCAATTCTGCATTGTGTCGTGCGCGGACCGGATCCGAAGCGGGTCGGCCGGGCGTTTTCGAATCTCGCGGTGCAAATCGGCTTGGCGAGATATCCGGGATTCCACCTGACTGCGCCGCCCGGCGACGCCGCGCCGTACGGGGTCTATCTGCCCGGCTTCGTCGCAGCCGATCAGGTTCCGCATCTGGTGGACCTTCCCGACGGCAGCGAACTGTCGATCGAACCGGCCCCGGGGCGGGTCCCCGCCGAAGCGGCATTGGCGAAGCTGCCGGAGCCGGCAGTCGCCGCATTCCTGCCGGGCCCGACCCGGCAGCTTCCGCTGGGCAGGATCGCTGCGGCACGCAGCGGCGACAAAGGCGGCGACGCCAATATCGGGGTTTGGGTCGAGGACGCCGCAGCCTGGCCTTGGCTGGCCGACACCTTGTCCGTTGCCGCCCTGAAACGGTTGCTGCCGGAAACCGCCGAGCTCACGGTCGAGCGCCACGTGCTGCCCAATCTTTTCGCCGTGAACTTTGTTATCCGCGGCCTGTTGGGCGAAGGCGTTGCCAGCAACTCGAGATTCGATCCGCAAGCCAAAGCACTGGGGGAATGGCTGCGTGCCCGCACGGTGGAAGTTCCGGAGGAGTACCTGTGA
- a CDS encoding acyl-CoA carboxylase subunit beta: MRSTLNPSTTDFARNSEAMVAKLVELDAEHAKVLESGGEKSVARHRSRGKLLARERIEMLLDQDSPFLELSPLAAWGSKFHVGASVVTGIGVVAGVECVIVANEPTVKGGTSNVWTSRKIFRANDIARENRLPMISLVESGGADLPTQSDIFIPGGRMFRDLTRLSAAGTPTIAVVFGNSTAGGAYIPGMSDHVVMIKEQSQVFLAGPPLVKMATGEVADDESLGGADMHARTSGLADYYAVDEKDAIRIGRRIVARLNWHKAGPQPAPNPLPPRFAEDELLGIVPSDLKVPFDPREVIARLVDDSDFDEFKALYGTSLVTGWAQLHGYPIGILANARGVLFSQEAQKATQFIQLANRSNTPLLFLHNTTGYMVGKEYEQAGIIKHGAMMINAVANSTVPHLSVLMGNSFGAGHYGMCGRAFDPRFVFSWPSARSSVMGAQQLAGVLSIVSRAAAQATGREFDEDADAMMRAAVEAQIEAEALPAFLSGRIYDDGIIDPRDTRTVLGLALSAIATSIFKGAESFGTFRM; encoded by the coding sequence ATGAGAAGCACGCTCAATCCGAGCACTACGGACTTTGCCCGCAATAGCGAGGCAATGGTGGCCAAACTCGTTGAACTGGACGCCGAACATGCCAAAGTGCTGGAAAGCGGTGGTGAGAAGTCGGTTGCCAGGCATCGTTCACGGGGCAAATTGCTTGCGCGCGAGCGTATTGAGATGCTGCTGGACCAGGACTCGCCCTTTTTGGAGCTTTCACCGCTGGCCGCCTGGGGGAGCAAATTCCATGTGGGTGCGAGCGTGGTGACCGGAATCGGCGTGGTGGCCGGCGTCGAGTGCGTGATTGTGGCCAACGAACCCACAGTCAAAGGTGGAACCAGTAATGTCTGGACGTCGAGGAAGATCTTCCGGGCCAACGACATCGCCCGGGAGAACCGACTCCCGATGATTTCGCTGGTTGAGTCAGGTGGCGCGGATTTGCCCACGCAGAGCGATATTTTCATTCCAGGTGGCAGGATGTTCCGGGACCTGACCAGATTGTCGGCAGCCGGAACCCCGACCATCGCCGTGGTCTTCGGCAATTCGACCGCAGGCGGCGCCTATATCCCCGGCATGAGCGATCACGTGGTGATGATCAAGGAGCAATCCCAGGTTTTCCTGGCCGGCCCGCCGCTGGTCAAGATGGCGACCGGCGAAGTTGCCGACGACGAGTCGCTGGGTGGCGCTGATATGCATGCCCGGACCTCGGGACTAGCCGACTACTACGCGGTTGACGAGAAGGATGCGATTCGGATCGGCCGTCGAATCGTCGCCAGATTGAATTGGCACAAGGCCGGTCCGCAGCCGGCGCCGAACCCACTGCCACCAAGATTCGCCGAAGATGAGCTGCTGGGAATTGTTCCCTCGGACTTGAAGGTTCCTTTCGACCCCCGAGAAGTCATCGCCCGTCTGGTCGATGACAGTGATTTCGATGAGTTCAAGGCGTTGTACGGCACGAGCCTGGTCACCGGATGGGCTCAGCTGCACGGCTACCCGATCGGGATTCTGGCCAATGCGCGGGGCGTGCTGTTCTCCCAGGAGGCCCAGAAGGCAACGCAATTCATCCAACTGGCGAACCGGTCAAATACCCCTCTGCTCTTCCTGCACAACACCACCGGCTACATGGTGGGCAAGGAGTACGAGCAGGCAGGGATCATCAAGCACGGCGCGATGATGATCAACGCGGTGGCGAACTCAACGGTGCCGCACCTATCCGTACTGATGGGCAATTCATTCGGCGCAGGCCACTACGGCATGTGCGGCCGAGCCTTCGATCCCCGGTTTGTCTTCAGCTGGCCATCGGCCAGATCTTCCGTGATGGGTGCACAGCAGCTCGCCGGAGTCTTGTCGATTGTCTCGCGGGCCGCAGCCCAAGCCACCGGACGCGAGTTCGACGAAGACGCGGACGCGATGATGCGCGCCGCGGTCGAAGCGCAGATCGAGGCCGAGGCTTTGCCAGCGTTCCTCTCCGGCCGAATTTACGACGACGGCATCATTGATCCGCGCGATACCCGGACCGTCCTTGGCCTGGCACTGTCTGCAATTGCTACCTCGATTTTCAAAGGTGCTGAGTCATTCGGCACCTTCAGGATGTGA
- a CDS encoding enoyl-CoA hydratase family protein yields the protein MTESAEAAAELVHYDVVDGIATITLDSPQNHNALSKQLMTELIAHFVRATAETSVRAVLLTHTGPTFCAGADLREARSQGVEEGAKELATLLRKFLVLPIPVIARIDGNARAGGLGILGACDIVVASTESSFAFSEVRIGLAPAVIALTTVPRMTSRALSRYFLTGETFAAPAAKESGFITDFGENVDAALQPILAGVRLGSPQGLRESKRISNAKLLRDFDAGGGEMAARSAQLFATEQAKEGMTAFLERRPPRWLSGAP from the coding sequence ATGACCGAAAGTGCTGAAGCAGCAGCCGAGTTGGTCCATTACGACGTCGTCGATGGCATCGCGACGATCACGCTTGACTCGCCCCAAAATCACAATGCTCTGTCTAAGCAACTGATGACCGAGTTGATAGCGCACTTTGTGCGAGCCACGGCAGAGACCTCGGTCCGGGCGGTGCTGCTGACCCACACCGGCCCCACATTTTGTGCTGGCGCGGATCTCAGAGAAGCGCGATCGCAGGGCGTAGAAGAAGGCGCCAAAGAGCTGGCGACCCTGCTACGGAAATTTCTCGTACTGCCGATTCCGGTGATCGCGCGCATCGACGGCAATGCCCGTGCCGGTGGGCTGGGCATTCTAGGCGCCTGCGACATTGTGGTGGCAAGCACTGAGTCGAGTTTTGCCTTTTCCGAAGTGCGGATTGGGCTGGCGCCGGCCGTCATTGCATTGACCACGGTGCCGCGAATGACCAGCCGTGCCCTAAGCCGCTATTTCCTGACCGGCGAGACCTTTGCTGCGCCGGCGGCGAAAGAGAGCGGTTTCATTACCGACTTTGGCGAGAACGTTGACGCGGCGCTGCAGCCGATCCTGGCTGGGGTGCGACTGGGCTCGCCGCAAGGCTTGCGGGAGAGCAAGCGGATCAGCAATGCGAAGCTGCTTCGCGATTTCGACGCCGGCGGCGGCGAGATGGCGGCCCGGTCAGCGCAGTTGTTCGCCACGGAGCAGGCCAAAGAGGGAATGACTGCCTTCTTGGAACGGCGGCCGCCGCGCTGGCTGAGCGGCGCGCCGTGA
- a CDS encoding acetyl/propionyl/methylcrotonyl-CoA carboxylase subunit alpha has translation MTTSPITSVLVANRGEIARRVFHTCKEQGIRTVAVYSTPDADAPFVREADVAVHLPGASAALTYLRADLVIEAALKAGVDAIHPGYGFLSENGDFAQAVEDAGLTWIGPSAEAIYAMGSKIESKRLVAAAGVPILAEMDPNTVAEAQLPVLIKASAGGGGRGMRIVRSVEALPAELELARAEAASAFGDSTVFCEPYLETGHHVEVQIMADRHGTVHAVGERECSIQRRHQKVVEEAPSPLVERTPGMRARLFEAAILAAKAVDYAGAGTVEFLADEQGRFFFLEMNTRLQVEHPVTECTTGLDLVAMQLHVAEGGELPAELPAAHGSSIEVRIYAEDPAADWQPQAGTLQSFEFDGLQPAFAVPARDRGVRCDSAVESGSVVSVNYDPMLAKLISWAPRRAVAARVLANALSSARLHGVRTNRDLLVRILQHPSFIAGHTDTAFLTSFGLAELSAPLLDAETERIAALAASLAAAAKRREAARVLGGLPSGWRNLPSASQTCLLKGPRAEHQISYRWSRNGVVAPGFDNVEVRSASANRVTLAVDGITSSWAVSHYLTTSGSNIVVDTQSGSASFEVIDPLPDPSAARVSAGSLIAPMPGAIAAIQVDVGDLVTEGQALIVLEAMKMLHTIVAPASGVVTELPARLGVNVDVGTVLIVVAENDSAPVAEDQKTSEEIEEKV, from the coding sequence ATGACGACGAGCCCCATCACCTCAGTGCTAGTCGCGAATCGGGGAGAAATCGCCCGACGGGTTTTCCACACCTGCAAAGAACAAGGGATTCGTACCGTTGCGGTGTATTCGACGCCGGATGCGGATGCCCCGTTTGTCCGGGAAGCCGACGTCGCGGTTCATTTGCCCGGCGCAAGCGCCGCACTGACCTATCTGCGCGCGGACCTGGTCATCGAAGCGGCGCTCAAAGCCGGCGTCGACGCGATTCATCCGGGCTACGGCTTCCTCTCCGAGAACGGCGATTTTGCGCAAGCGGTCGAAGACGCGGGTCTGACTTGGATTGGTCCTTCTGCTGAGGCGATTTACGCGATGGGATCCAAAATTGAGTCCAAGCGCTTGGTGGCTGCCGCCGGGGTGCCGATTTTGGCCGAGATGGATCCAAATACCGTCGCTGAAGCTCAATTGCCGGTGCTGATCAAAGCGTCGGCTGGTGGTGGCGGCCGCGGGATGCGCATCGTACGCAGCGTCGAGGCACTTCCGGCTGAACTGGAATTGGCCCGGGCCGAAGCAGCGAGTGCCTTTGGTGACTCCACGGTGTTCTGTGAGCCCTATTTGGAAACCGGCCACCACGTCGAAGTTCAAATCATGGCAGACCGGCACGGCACGGTGCATGCGGTCGGCGAACGCGAGTGTTCAATTCAGCGCCGGCACCAAAAGGTCGTGGAGGAAGCGCCGTCGCCGTTGGTCGAACGAACCCCCGGGATGCGCGCGCGACTGTTCGAAGCGGCGATCTTGGCTGCAAAGGCCGTGGATTACGCGGGCGCCGGCACCGTCGAGTTCCTCGCCGATGAACAGGGAAGGTTCTTTTTCTTGGAAATGAACACCCGGCTCCAAGTAGAGCATCCGGTCACCGAGTGTACGACCGGGCTCGATTTGGTCGCCATGCAACTGCACGTGGCGGAGGGTGGGGAGCTACCAGCTGAACTGCCTGCCGCTCATGGTTCTTCGATTGAAGTACGCATCTATGCGGAGGACCCGGCGGCGGATTGGCAACCGCAAGCCGGCACGCTGCAGAGTTTTGAATTCGACGGGTTGCAGCCGGCTTTTGCGGTGCCTGCGCGGGATCGCGGTGTCCGATGCGATTCCGCGGTTGAAAGCGGCTCGGTGGTGAGCGTCAATTACGATCCGATGTTGGCCAAGCTCATTTCCTGGGCACCCAGGCGTGCGGTCGCTGCACGAGTATTGGCCAATGCGCTCAGCAGCGCTCGGCTACATGGTGTGCGTACCAACAGAGACCTGCTGGTGCGGATTTTGCAACACCCAAGCTTCATCGCGGGCCACACTGACACTGCGTTCCTGACCAGCTTTGGCTTAGCAGAGCTTTCAGCGCCGCTATTGGATGCCGAAACCGAGCGCATAGCGGCACTGGCTGCTTCACTCGCGGCGGCGGCAAAGCGCCGCGAAGCAGCGCGTGTGCTCGGCGGCCTACCGAGCGGCTGGCGAAATCTTCCGTCGGCCTCACAGACTTGTTTGCTCAAGGGGCCGCGGGCCGAGCATCAGATCTCGTATCGCTGGAGCCGCAATGGTGTTGTTGCACCTGGATTCGACAATGTTGAAGTACGTAGCGCTAGCGCCAACCGGGTGACCCTCGCTGTTGACGGTATAACCAGCAGCTGGGCTGTTTCGCACTATCTGACTACCTCGGGGTCGAACATCGTTGTGGATACGCAGAGTGGCTCAGCAAGCTTCGAGGTGATTGATCCGTTGCCGGATCCTTCCGCGGCCAGGGTTAGCGCTGGCTCGTTGATCGCTCCGATGCCCGGTGCGATTGCCGCAATCCAGGTCGATGTGGGCGATCTAGTGACCGAGGGCCAAGCACTCATAGTTCTGGAAGCTATGAAAATGTTGCACACCATTGTGGCCCCGGCATCAGGGGTAGTCACCGAGCTTCCAGCGCGCCTCGGCGTGAATGTCGACGTCGGCACTGTGCTGATCGTCGTGGCCGAAAACGACAGTGCGCCAGTGGCCGAAGACCAGAAAACAAGCGAAGAGATTGAGGAAAAAGTATGA
- a CDS encoding TetR/AcrR family transcriptional regulator has product MIRNPSAPQQDRSRATRERLLKSALASLAEVGWTQTTVATVAERAGVSRGATQHHFPTREDLFGAAIEHMAEARLREIRFALESMPEGPERIRHTLDLLVGLYTGPLFAAALQVWTAAAVDEGVRAHIIPLEQSVSREAFRVAAELLQIDRDSERLRAIVAATLDLGRGLGLAGILTDDTVRRAWILDAWAEELNRIVAEERSRVH; this is encoded by the coding sequence ATGATCCGAAACCCTTCAGCACCGCAACAAGATCGCAGTCGGGCAACCCGCGAGCGGCTCTTGAAAAGTGCATTGGCTTCACTGGCCGAAGTCGGCTGGACCCAGACCACGGTTGCCACCGTGGCCGAGCGGGCCGGGGTGTCCCGCGGCGCGACGCAACACCACTTCCCGACCCGGGAAGACCTCTTCGGCGCGGCCATCGAACACATGGCCGAAGCCCGGCTCCGCGAGATTCGATTCGCGCTCGAGTCAATGCCCGAAGGCCCGGAACGGATCCGGCACACGCTCGATTTGCTCGTCGGCCTGTACACCGGACCGTTGTTCGCCGCCGCGCTTCAAGTGTGGACGGCCGCCGCTGTCGACGAGGGTGTCCGGGCGCACATCATTCCGCTGGAACAGTCGGTTTCCCGGGAAGCATTCAGGGTCGCCGCAGAACTCCTGCAGATCGACCGCGACAGCGAAAGGCTGCGCGCGATCGTCGCCGCCACCCTGGACTTGGGCCGCGGCCTGGGTCTGGCCGGCATCCTCACGGATGACACCGTTCGCCGAGCGTGGATTTTGGACGCCTGGGCCGAGGAGCTCAACCGGATCGTCGCCGAAGAACGGTCCCGCGTGCACTGA
- a CDS encoding TIGR03084 family metal-binding protein → MVSAELILADLVDESQSLDDLVAGLEQSGWALQTPAEGWTIAHQIGHLAWTDENSILAATDAEAFKAQAELAFTGGFTIDGVADEWARQPPAQLLARWRDGRRRLAEVLAAVPEGAKLPWYGPPMSATSMATARIMETWAHGQDVADALSVTRTPTDRLRHIAHLAVRTRGFAYSVHRLEPPTEEFRISLDSPGGDLWTWGPEDAAQSVRGSALDFCLLATQRRHRSDTDLQAVGEQAESWLGIIQAFAGPPGKGRLPGSLGAGGAA, encoded by the coding sequence ATGGTTTCCGCGGAGCTGATCCTGGCCGATCTGGTCGATGAAAGTCAGTCGCTTGACGATTTGGTGGCGGGACTCGAGCAGTCCGGTTGGGCGCTCCAGACCCCGGCCGAAGGCTGGACCATCGCCCATCAAATCGGCCACCTGGCCTGGACCGATGAAAACTCGATCCTGGCCGCGACTGATGCCGAAGCCTTCAAAGCTCAGGCCGAATTGGCCTTCACGGGCGGGTTCACCATCGACGGTGTAGCCGATGAATGGGCACGACAACCGCCGGCCCAATTGTTGGCCCGCTGGCGCGACGGCAGACGCCGGCTTGCCGAGGTCTTGGCCGCAGTACCGGAAGGCGCGAAATTGCCCTGGTACGGACCGCCGATGAGCGCAACCTCGATGGCGACTGCCCGGATCATGGAAACCTGGGCGCACGGCCAGGACGTTGCAGATGCACTGAGCGTGACGCGCACCCCGACTGACCGGTTGCGGCACATTGCGCATCTAGCCGTGCGGACCAGAGGATTCGCCTACTCGGTTCATCGCCTGGAACCGCCTACGGAAGAGTTCCGGATCTCCCTGGACAGCCCGGGGGGTGACTTGTGGACCTGGGGTCCGGAGGACGCCGCACAGTCCGTGCGCGGTTCCGCGTTGGACTTCTGCCTGCTTGCCACGCAACGCCGGCACCGGTCGGATACCGATCTGCAGGCTGTCGGTGAACAGGCAGAATCCTGGCTCGGCATCATTCAGGCTTTTGCCGGACCGCCCGGCAAGGGCCGGTTGCCGGGCTCCCTCGGCGCTGGCGGCGCCGCATGA